GTAGTTTATCATTATTTCTTGTTACAAACTGAACAGCAGCTTGCGCATAACGAATAGCAGAATCCGGATTGTTTTGGGCATAACCTTCACTTAATGATCTGATTACCTGAAACCTCACAGAATCATTTATATTTTTCCTCAATTGTAATTTCAGGCTATCAAAGTAATTCAAAGATTGCGCTAATATACTTAAAGGAAGTATGATGATCACAAATACAAGTTTATTCTTCATTAGTTACTTCATTTTAAACATGTCGGCAAGAGCGTTCTCTCCATAAGCTGCAAACTCAAACCAATTAGTTTTATCCTTATCGACTTCAGCCTTCCAGACACCAATGTATTTCCTGAGCAGCTCTGTTTAATACAGTTAGTATTTAAAAAACATCCGATAACAGGAATTAGTTGCTCAAGGAAGTATAAGAAATGTTATTGTAGCTCAGATGAAAGCCCGTCAATATTTCTTTGTTGTTTATCAATATTCCTCTTACTCTTAATTGGCACTGTGTGTTGTTCAAATCTTGTCAATCAAAGGACAACTAGATAATGTATATCGTTTATATAGTGCATTTTAAATATTTTCACTTTTTTTGCTGATCTACTTTTTTTTTATAACTTGCAATTATATATATGTGAAGTTAGTTAGTTCTGACTCCGTAATTTGTTGTTTTTCACTTGTTAAGTTATGAAAAATATATCAATTATAATCTGATTTACAACGAAAAATATATAGTTATGAAAAAAATGTTATCAATTGTAATGCTGCTAATATCATCAGTAGCTTTATATGCACAAAAAGATGTGACCCAATTTCTTGGTATTCCTGTCGATGGTAGCAAATCTGTAATGATACAGAAATTAAAAGCAAAAGGGTATACAAGTAGTCCAAATAATAAAGATGTCTTAGTTGGTCAATTCAATGGATCAGGTGTCAATATACATATTGCGACAAACAACAATAAAGTATGTCGAATTATGGTTCAAGATGCCAAAACAATAAATGAGAGCGATATTAAAATAAGATTCAATAAGCTGTGCCAGCAGTTCCAGAATAATAAAAAGTATATACCAGCATCGTTATCATCGCCAGACTTTACATTATCAGATGATGAAGATATCTCTTATGGAATATCAGTTAATAATAAACGATATGAAGCAGTTTATTATCAACTGCCAACAAACATAGATTCTGTCACTGTCGCTGAAGAAATAAAGTCTGTCCTCTTGTCGAAATACACGAAAGAGCAACTATCTAATCCAACAGAAGAATTGCAAAAGGATATGATAATAACTGGTATTTCATCTATGTTGGAGAAATATTCAATGAGGCCTGTTTGGTTTATGATTAATGAGCATTTTGGGGAATATTATATCACAATGTTTTATGACAATGAATACAACAGAGCAAACGGAGAAGATTTATAATAACAATAAAAACATTAAGAAAGGATAACGCAACTCTGATTTTTCATTAAATGAAAACAGCAAATAGTTTTCCGAAGCTGCTAATTCCGCTTGTTTACCTGCCTAAAAGATCCAACGGGCTTTTGAGCAAACTCTCGCCATCTTTTTAGAAACTCCCGCCGGCTTTTTTCAAAAGACGGCGGGAGTTTCTTTATTACTCTATCCTCTGGAGCTCTTATTGGTTTGTTTTAAGTTGATAGCCGAAACGTTTTTTATTTATTCAGATATAACTGGGACTGTTTCAACGATTTTTTTACTGTTTTTATCGCAACCGGGTTTACAGTACCGAGGTTATTTCGTGAGTAGGTTTACACTGTTTTTCTTAACCCTAAGCCGGCTTGACAATGGATGAGTATATTATAGCATGTCAGAGAGAAAAATCTTCCCTGGCGGTGAGTGCATGCTTATAAAGAGACAAATATTTTCAGGGCTGTGTGTTCGCTTTGAACGAGTAGGTATTCATGGAAAGTGCAGAGACTGCAGAGACTGCAGATGTATTTTTCAAACATTTATAATATTTATGTATTTCTGTATAAAACGTATATATATCATTACATCACATTTTTTCGCATAAGTTTTGGAATTCAACTCTGCAGTCTCTGCAGTCTCTGCACTTGATACTGGGAATTGTTGAGATTATAAATTTCGTCAGCCATGAATATCAGATATATAGCGCATTTATAGTGTTATTATTTGTACAATCTGCAAATGTGTAAAGTATTGTGAAATATGTACCTAAATGTCATATTAATTTTAATTCGCGATAATGAAAAGTATTAAATCGCAACGTTGGACTTTCTATATATGTATATAATTTTTAAATAAATATAAAATATATACAAAACCCCGCACCACCTATGCAGGGTGATGCGGGGAATAAACACCTCTTAATATGAATTAATTGTTTATCAATTTCTTAAGAGATATCAGGACTCTCGGTTTCTTTTTGCTCTTCATCCGGGTTGTGAAGGCCCAATTTCTGCTGAGTGGCTTCGGGTTCTTTTTCCACCTCGTCGTTTATGTATTTGTTCAAGGTAACCTCTTCGAAGTTGATGACATGCACTTTATACTTAAAAGCTCCTGTGCGGCTTGATTTCTTTTCAAACTCCATCTTCTTCATCACTCTACCAATGGTTACTTTCCCCGAATGAGTAATGTTTGTGCCGTTGCGTTTGTGCAGCAAATCGGCAATATCGCTCGCAGTGAGGTAGGATATCTTATCGCCGGTGAGTGGCTTGCGCAAGTTCACCATGATAAGTTCCTCTTCCGTGCTAAGCTGCATAAAGCGTTCGTTGCGCTTGTTTATTATTTGAGCCTCTTCTTTGGTGAACCAGAATCGGATTTTGTCTACCATAAGCCGGTGCATCACCTGGGCATATACCTGTTCGTGGTTGATGGGTTTATCGTTATCAAAACTGATGGTTTCGAAGCAAAGAAAGCGCCTGTTGCCTGTTGTATCCGTAAGAATATCTTGATTATTGGTTGTTGCCATAAACGTTGCAATGCGCTTGCGTACCTTCAAAGTGCGGTCGTAAGGCATGCGGATATTCATCTCGGCACGCGTGATAAGGGCTTTGTATTGGTTCAGCTCGCGTCCGCTCATGCCGTCTATCTCTTCGGTGTTGATAAGCAGGCACTGAAACATCTTGGTTAAATCGTCCTTGTTATCGCTGTTGATGCGGTCTTCGCAATAGTATTTCTTCAGCTCGGGCGGAAGAATTTTGCGGGCATAGGTTGATTTTCCGATGCTTTGAGGGCCCGTGAGAACCATTACGGCATGGTTAAGCGCATCGGGGAGAACTATGGTGGCCACCATGGCGCAGAGCCACTTTTCGAAGCAGGTTTTCCAGTATTGGGGCGTGGTGGTTTGCACCAGGTCGGCAAGCAGCCCGATGTGGTCGGTTCCGTCCCACTTAGGCAGGTTTTCGAAGTACTCCTTCAGCGGATTGTACGGACGGCTGAAGGAGGAGTTAAGGACCGAGTATACCTGAGCGACGGTGCACTCTGCCCCTTGTTCGCACAGCTCCACCCAGAGGCTGTTGAGCGCAATGTCGTCCAGTTCGGCAAACTCGTTGTCGGCCTCCTTAACGCTGTATTCCAGTTTACAGGTGGTTTCATTGTATCTGAAATCGTACTTCTTATCCAGGTAAGCCTGCATAAAGAACACGCGAATGGCTGCCTTGCCCATTGGGTGATGGCCGTGGCGGTCGGTGTTGCTGTAGGCACTTTCCAGAGTGGCATTGCGCTCGTCTTCGTCCAGGTCGGCAAAGCGTTGTTCCATTAGTAAGCGGAGGCTCTTTTTGGGGATGCCTGCTTCGTTGCACATACCGGCAAGGAGATAAACAAAGTTGTTGCGATTGCCGTGCTGGTACATCTGCGTGCGGCTCAGCTGCCAGCAAAGCGCTTTAAAAAGCATGCCGTAGCTTTTCCTCTTTTCGCCAACATTAGGGGGAGGAGGTGCGGCATCGCCCTCCTGTTTCTCTTTTATCTCCTGCTGTACGCGAATCAGCTCGGCTCTGAATCCGGTATCGTTTTCGAGCGTTACGGGAAAATGTATAGATTCGGAGCAGAAGTAAGCTCCGGGGTCGTGGCAGGTGTAGCAGATGCGAGACACGTCGCTGCCGGACTTGTCTACCTCACACCCGGTAAGTTTTTCAATCCACTGTGCTGCCTCCCTGAACAGATTTCTGTGATAGTCTAGTATCAGCTTAACTCTTTGTTGCGGATTGCACTCCTTGGGGATACTGATGGGGATTCCCCGGACAACAACCTTAAGCCCCATGCGCGGACTGTCGAAACAAAGGTGTGTGTATCTGCAAGCCTGGATGGCTTGTCGCACCGCTTCGCGTCTTTCCAGGGGCAGGTTGTCAATGTCGAGTACCACCTGCGAGTTGTACACCTTAATGTGTCCGGCCTTTCGTTTGCCTTGGAATGTACCTGCAAATGTGTAGCCCGGTAGTTTTGCCTTCAGTCGTGAAGCTGCATCAACATCACCCTGCGCGTGCAGCCGTCTGATTTCGGCAATTGTTTCTTTGTGTTTGCCACTTCGAATCTCTTCGATTACTTCTTGCATACTCATCGCTCTTTCAATGAGCGAGTGGCGAGCAATTCGGCTCACCATGTTTTTGTGTTTCATGTAAAGAAATTAGTTTTTTAATGGTTATAACGTATAACCACGGAGGTAAATAAAGATCAAATAAATGAGATAAGAAAGCAGGTTTTTGTTTATTTGTCAAGGTGTTCATTTTCTGCGCTTTAACCTCGACTGCATTTTGTAAAAGGTGGTTTTTAGGCCGGTTGGAGATAGTGGTTCACGCCTTCTGTCTGTCCGATAAAATGTCATGAACATCTGTAGTATTTCTGCAATATAGCCAATGTCTTTACTGCTTGAATGCCTTAATAATCCTCTGGATATGAGGAGTATGATTAGTCTGCTAAACAGGCTGACACTTCCGCGCCATTCCAATAATCCGAAATAATGTTTTATCAAAATTCGGATGATTGTTAAAAACCTGCGTTGTTCGTGTTGTTTTTGCTTTTTTTCTTTCCTTTTTTCAAGAAATTCAATAAGAAACTCAAGAATCAACTGATTTTTTAGATAAATACTGCGTTGTTCGGGAACAAACGTCTTTTCATTTTTTTCATGATAATATTTATTTGTTAATAAAAAGTTGCAAAGGTAGCAAATTAAAAGATGAAAAATGTTTATTTGTGTGGATTGTGGGGGTGGTATTTGTTTTTAATGTTGTGGTTAATCAATATGAAGTACGTAATATTTATATTTTTAGTGATTATATAATTGGTTGGTATTTTTAAATACCTTTGATAAAAAAAATGTTAGTAGCTGATATAAGAATCTTTTTGATACTATGACTACAAGAAATATTCAATTTTGGCCAGAACCATCAATTTACGTGTGTTGACTGGCTAGAATTACTTTAAATATACCAATTGCAAATAAATAAATCTGGGAAAGAGTATGAAAAGTCAATAAATAGATAAAATGTTTCTGGAGGCTATTAAACAGGAGTACATCAATCTGATACCTGTTCGATAGTCTTGAATTGTATTTGGATATCTGTAAATATGTTAGTTGTTTTAATTATAAACGTGCGCATCAAGGTCTTGAACGACGTATTTCCAGTGGCATATATAGTTGGCTGTATACCAGTTTTATTATTCTCATAGTAAATAAAAGAACTTGTTCCTATTCCTGAAAAAATCAAAATAAATTCGCTCCCTTTGTACTTATTCAATAATATGCATGAAGCTTTTTAAAATGCTATTGAAAATAAAAAACAAAAAAAGTTATTTTATAAATTATGTTCTTATATTTGTGGTCAATAAACTGCTAATATTATAGTTAATTTCAAAATAATTAATTGGAGTTATGAGTGGTTTGTTAGGTCATTTGTTGTTTTATTCTTTTAATATGATTGAAACATGATAACTAAACTATTTATTGATGGTTTTAAGTCTTTAGTTGATTTTGAAGTATCGTTCACAAAAGGCATCAATGTGCTAATAGGACCAAATGGTGTGGGTAAAACAAATGTTTGCCAAGCGATGTCTATATTAGCATCAATGCCTAATAATGAACTTAAAGACGTCCTGAATCAGTTCGGGGGTGCAAATTCTGTCTTTAACAAAGGTAAACTAAAAAATGGGAAAATATTTATTATTAAGGCAGAAGGTGAGACTCTGTTTAAAGTTAATAAAAAGGATGAGACAGAAGAATTTCGCATTAAATATATATATGAGATAAATATTAAGTTACAAAGAAATGGGAGATTATTAGTTAATGAATTTATGCTTATTAAAAGAAAAAATGATAATAGTGAATATATTTCTATACTTGATGTCTCACAAAAGAAAGGTATTCTCAGGTATGAAATATTAGATCGTAGTTTCTTGGGAGATTTTAAATTACCTCAAAAAAAGTTGTTGTTAGAGCTAGATGCGGAGGATAATTTATGGTGTATCATGCCTAAAATATCTTTTGTTTGTCATTTAGTTGGAAGGGACCTATTTAGGATAAAATCTATAAATATTGATCCTAATATAGCCAGACAAGCATGTGATATTGTTGACCCTAATAAAATGCTTGGAAATGGTAAATTTTTATCCAATGCACTTTACTCTATTTCAAAAAAATCAAGTAAATTAGATGAGATTAATTCAATTATGGAGCAATCTCTACCCTGTTGTGTTAAGATTAAGTCTGAAGTGTCACAGCTAAGCCTAAAAAGATATTTTGTGCTGGTTGATAATGAAAAAAATACATTTTCTTCTAATAGTCTTTCTGATGGCACAATAAAATTATTGGGATTACTTGTTGGTGTAATTAATCAAGATGAATATACTATGATTATTGAAGAGCCAGAAAATTATTTACACCCAAAAATACACAGGCTTTTAATTGAATATTTACGAGAAACATTTGAAAATGGTGCTTGTATTTTAACAAGTCATTCTGAAACAATTCTTAATTTAATGAATCCAGAAGAATTAATCATATGTAATCTTGAAGACAATTTAACTAAATGTAAAAGGATTGATGATATTGAATCAATAAAAAAGGCAATATCTGAATCAGGATTTGGTTGTGGTTATCATTATGTAACAGGAAATCTTTCAGGACTTTAATTTAGTATATTTATGGAATTGTCGAAAATAGTGATATATGTTGATGGCCCAACAGAAGAAGGTGCACTTAAAGTAAAGTTTTGTAAGGAATACTATAACAATCCTGAATTCAGATATGGACCAGGGAATGGTGTAAATTATAGTGTAGAAGGTTATGCAAAAAATGTTGCACCAAAAATTATTTTTAATCTAAATAGTAATATTCAAGCAGTAATATTAATTCCTGATTTAGAAAAGAGAGAAAAAAAGGATGGAATTAGTTTTAAAAGATTTGCTGAAAAAATAAAAAAAACAATCGTTTCAGTTATTTCTGAAAAATGTAGCTTTACTGAGGAGTATCTAAATAATGTAATTTATGTTTGTCCCTCTGATATAATGTTTGAAAATTGGATAATATCGGATGTTGAAGGGATTAAATCGAATAGCTTGATAAAAAATGATTGCATGCAAATGTATTATGATGGGAAAAATGGGTCATGCGTTTTAAAAAATATCATGAAAGAAAAGTATAAAAAGACTGTGCATGCACAGGCTTTGTATAAATATGTTAATTCTGAAGTTGGAATGAAATACTCTCCAAGTTATTCAAACTTCATATCTACTATATATGAACTTATCAGTAAATAATATTAATTAATCAATAACATCATTTATGAGATTGCTTTAATGATATTAGTTGTTTTAAAACAATTCGAGTTTAATATTGAGGCTATAGTTCCCTCTTTGAATAACTTCAATTTCGTATTATTCCCCCTATTTTTAAGTTAGAACTTTGTACTCAAAACAATATGAGATTATTGTTTATTATTCTGAAAGTTTATAAGAGTATATATACATTAAATAAATGTTTTTCTTCTTTTTTAGTTTGTGTTATTGTTTTTGTTAAATTATAATATTGTTTTGAAGTTTGTTTTTATTATTTAGTCCGGCTTTTTACTTGTGCTTAGATGCAT
The Bacteroides sedimenti genome window above contains:
- a CDS encoding VapE domain-containing protein, which codes for MKHKNMVSRIARHSLIERAMSMQEVIEEIRSGKHKETIAEIRRLHAQGDVDAASRLKAKLPGYTFAGTFQGKRKAGHIKVYNSQVVLDIDNLPLERREAVRQAIQACRYTHLCFDSPRMGLKVVVRGIPISIPKECNPQQRVKLILDYHRNLFREAAQWIEKLTGCEVDKSGSDVSRICYTCHDPGAYFCSESIHFPVTLENDTGFRAELIRVQQEIKEKQEGDAAPPPPNVGEKRKSYGMLFKALCWQLSRTQMYQHGNRNNFVYLLAGMCNEAGIPKKSLRLLMEQRFADLDEDERNATLESAYSNTDRHGHHPMGKAAIRVFFMQAYLDKKYDFRYNETTCKLEYSVKEADNEFAELDDIALNSLWVELCEQGAECTVAQVYSVLNSSFSRPYNPLKEYFENLPKWDGTDHIGLLADLVQTTTPQYWKTCFEKWLCAMVATIVLPDALNHAVMVLTGPQSIGKSTYARKILPPELKKYYCEDRINSDNKDDLTKMFQCLLINTEEIDGMSGRELNQYKALITRAEMNIRMPYDRTLKVRKRIATFMATTNNQDILTDTTGNRRFLCFETISFDNDKPINHEQVYAQVMHRLMVDKIRFWFTKEEAQIINKRNERFMQLSTEEELIMVNLRKPLTGDKISYLTASDIADLLHKRNGTNITHSGKVTIGRVMKKMEFEKKSSRTGAFKYKVHVINFEEVTLNKYINDEVEKEPEATQQKLGLHNPDEEQKETESPDIS
- a CDS encoding AAA family ATPase; its protein translation is MITKLFIDGFKSLVDFEVSFTKGINVLIGPNGVGKTNVCQAMSILASMPNNELKDVLNQFGGANSVFNKGKLKNGKIFIIKAEGETLFKVNKKDETEEFRIKYIYEINIKLQRNGRLLVNEFMLIKRKNDNSEYISILDVSQKKGILRYEILDRSFLGDFKLPQKKLLLELDAEDNLWCIMPKISFVCHLVGRDLFRIKSINIDPNIARQACDIVDPNKMLGNGKFLSNALYSISKKSSKLDEINSIMEQSLPCCVKIKSEVSQLSLKRYFVLVDNEKNTFSSNSLSDGTIKLLGLLVGVINQDEYTMIIEEPENYLHPKIHRLLIEYLRETFENGACILTSHSETILNLMNPEELIICNLEDNLTKCKRIDDIESIKKAISESGFGCGYHYVTGNLSGL